The DNA region CCCGCCGATGCGGCCGTGGTCGCGGCGGTCGCGGCTTCGAGCTTCCCGGCCAGAGCATCGTGGGCCGCCCGATCGTCGGCTTCGTTGAACGAGGCGAGATAGACCGCCATCGCGCGGATGTCCTGGTCGGGCAGGGCGGCGAGCTCGTTGACGACCGGCGCCATCGGCCCCGCGGCGACGCCGTGATAGCGGGACTCGCCCGTGCGCAAATAGGCGTAAAGCTCGTTCTCGCTCCAGGGGATCGGCGCCTTCGACAGCGAGGTCAGCGCCGGCGCCTCCCAGCCTTCGGCCAAGCCGCCGGCGAGATAGGCGCCCTGCCGTTCGGCGCCGAGCGCGTTGCGTGGCGAATGGCAGGCGCTGCAATGGCCGAGCCCTTCCACCAAATAGGCGCCGCGATTCCAGATCTCCGACCTCGAGGCATCAGGCTGGAATGGTCCAGGCTGATGGAACAGCGCATTCCATCCCGCCAGCAGCGGCCGCAGGTTGAACGGGAAGGCCAGCGTGTTCGGCGGCGTCTCTGCGTGTACCGGCGTCTGCGCCATCAGATAGGCGTAGAGCGCCTGCAGGTCGGCTTCGCTGGTCCGGGCGAAATGCGTGTAAGGAAATGCCGGGTAAAGATGGCGCCCATCGCGATGGATGCCCTCGCGCATCGCGCGCTCGAAGGCGGGATAGGACCACACGCCGATCCCGGTATCGATGTCGGGCGTGATGTTGGTGGTGTAGATCGTGCCGAACGGCGTTTCGAGCGGCCGGCCGCCGGCATTGACGACGCCATGCTCGGACGTGTGGCAGACCGCGCAGGCGCCGAGCGCCGCGAGCGCCCTGCCGCGGGCGATGGTGGCGGCCGAATAAACCGATGCATCCGGCCGTGCGATCGGCGCAATCGCGCGCCAGGGCAGGATCGCTGCGCCGACACCGATCGCGGCGGCGCACAGCGCGGCCAGGCCCGCGAGCATGCCGCCGCGCTTTACGAACGGATTGTGCCATCTATCACTTGGCACTGTTGGCGCAGGGGACGGAAGCGGCGTCGCCGGCTGCTCGCCGCGCAAACCCTTCAGGATTCGCTCCGGCGTGAACGGCAATTCGCGGAAGCGCACGCCGGTCGCATCATAGATGGCGTTGGCGATCGCGGCCGCGCTCGGCACCGAGGCGGATTCGCCGACGCCGAGCGGCGGCTGGTCCTGCCGCGGCAGCATCAGGACGTCGATCTCCGGCAGGTCGGGGAATTGGATGATGGGATAGGCGCCCCATTCCCGCGCCGTCACCGCGCCGCGCTCGAACGAGACCTCCTCCATCAGCGCCCGGCTGGTCGACTGGATGACGTTGCCCTCGATCTGGTGCCGCACGCCCTCCGGATTGATCATCAATCCGGAATCCTGCCCGGCGACGACGCGCGTCACGCTGACATCGCCGGTCGCCTTGTTCACCGCGACGTCGGCGATCCAGGCCGACCACGCCGCGCCATAACCGGGAAACTTGCTGTGGACGTAGAGCGCATAGGCAAAGCCGCGGCCGCGGACGATGTCGCCTTCGGCCTCCGGCTCCCGCCGCACGGGACGGGGACTCCAGCCGGCGCGCTCGGCGACCGCGTTGACGAGATCGATCGCACGCTTGTCTTTCAGATAGCGCAGCCGGTATTCGATCGGGTCGATCTCGGCCTCAGTGGCGAGCTCGTCGATGTAGGATTCGTGCGCAAAGGTGTTCGGCAGCGCCGACACGCCGCGAAACCAGGAGGCGCGCACGATCGGCGGCATGTCGTTGGCGACCACGCGCATGTTGTCGTAGTCATAGGGCGGGATCGCGGTGCGGTCGCCCATCTCGATTACGGCCGCTTCAGGTGAGATCCGCCCTGTGAGCAGCAGCGCCAGGGTCGGCGCGCCGTTCGAGGGATAGCGCGTGGAGAAGTCGTAAGCAGCGACGCTGCCGTCGGCGTTGAGCCCGCCATTGACGTCCATCAGCTGCGCGGTGCCCTTCGGCTCCCAGGCATGCTCCTGCTCGCGGGTGAGCTGGACGCGCACGGGGCGGCCGACCGCGCGCGACAGCAGCAGCGCATCGGCGCAGACGTCGTCGGCGCAGTTGCGGCCGTAGCAGCCGGCGGCCTCCATCCTGATGATGTCGATCTCGGTCTCCGGCCGTTCGATCAATAGCGCCAGATCGCCGCGCAAAATGTGCGGGTTCTGCGTGCCGGACCAGATGCGGATCGCGCCGTCGCTGTAATCGGCGACCGCGCAGGACGGGCCGACCGAGCCGTGCATCTGGTACGGCCAAACATAGGTCCGCTGCATCGGCTTGGCCGCCGCCGCGATCGCCGCATCGACATCGCCCTTGTCGATCAGTTGCCGCGGCGTCGACGGATTGGCGCGCAGCGCCCGCTCGATATCGCTGAGATCGGTCAACGCCGGCCCCGGCTTCCAGCTTAGCTTGAGCTGCGCCGCGGCCTTGATCGCGTTCTCCTCGCGTTCGGCCACGACGCCGACGAAATCGCCGATCCGCACCACCGCGACGAGACCCGGAATATCGCGCACCGAGGCTTCGTCCACGGCGAGCAGGCTGGTGCCGACAAACGGGCCGGCATCGACGCCGGCATAGGGCGGACGGACCACACGGCCGTGCAGCATGCCGGGCACGCGAACATCGTGGACATAGACCAGCTCGCCAGTGGCCTTCGCCGGCAGGTCGATGCGCGGCTGGGATTTGCCGACGATCGCGTAGGCGTTCACCGCCTTGACCGGAACGTCGTCGGCAAGCTCGAGCCGGATGGTCTCGTCTGCGATCAGCTCGCCATAGCTGACGCTGCGATTGTCATGGCCGCGGATCAGGCCGTCCTCGACCGTGAGATCGCCGACCGGCAGCTCCAGTCGTTCTGCCGCGCGCGCCACCAGAAAATGCCGCGCTTGCGCTGAGGCCTTGCGCAGCGGCACGGCGGTGACCTGGATGGTCTCGCTCGCGATCGTGGCGCCCTGGTTCGGCACCACGGCGGTGTCACCGAGGATCACGACGACGCGGGCAAAGGAGACGTCGAGTTCTTCGGCGACGATCTGCCCGAGCGCGGTGCGGATGCCGGTGCCGAGATCGACATGGCCATTATAGGCATTGACCGCGCCGTCGGCGGTGATGGTGATGAAGGTCTCGAACGCGCCTTCCGCGCCGAGCACGGCGGGGCGGACGACCGACAGCGAGCCGCGCGGGCTTTGCTCCGAACCTGCCATCAATCGCGCGCCTCGAGCGCGTGGCCGGCCGCGCGCATCGCCGCACGGATGATTTCGATGTGCGCGCCGCAGCGACAGAGATTGTAGCGCAGCGCTTCCTTCACCTCGTGCTCGGACGGCGTTGGATTGCGCGTCAGCAGCGCCTTGGTGGTGATGATCATGCCGTTGAGGCAATAGCCGCATTGCGCGGCCTGCTCGCGGA from Bradyrhizobium genosp. L includes:
- a CDS encoding molybdopterin cofactor-binding domain-containing protein, which gives rise to MAGSEQSPRGSLSVVRPAVLGAEGAFETFITITADGAVNAYNGHVDLGTGIRTALGQIVAEELDVSFARVVVILGDTAVVPNQGATIASETIQVTAVPLRKASAQARHFLVARAAERLELPVGDLTVEDGLIRGHDNRSVSYGELIADETIRLELADDVPVKAVNAYAIVGKSQPRIDLPAKATGELVYVHDVRVPGMLHGRVVRPPYAGVDAGPFVGTSLLAVDEASVRDIPGLVAVVRIGDFVGVVAEREENAIKAAAQLKLSWKPGPALTDLSDIERALRANPSTPRQLIDKGDVDAAIAAAAKPMQRTYVWPYQMHGSVGPSCAVADYSDGAIRIWSGTQNPHILRGDLALLIERPETEIDIIRMEAAGCYGRNCADDVCADALLLSRAVGRPVRVQLTREQEHAWEPKGTAQLMDVNGGLNADGSVAAYDFSTRYPSNGAPTLALLLTGRISPEAAVIEMGDRTAIPPYDYDNMRVVANDMPPIVRASWFRGVSALPNTFAHESYIDELATEAEIDPIEYRLRYLKDKRAIDLVNAVAERAGWSPRPVRREPEAEGDIVRGRGFAYALYVHSKFPGYGAAWSAWIADVAVNKATGDVSVTRVVAGQDSGLMINPEGVRHQIEGNVIQSTSRALMEEVSFERGAVTAREWGAYPIIQFPDLPEIDVLMLPRQDQPPLGVGESASVPSAAAIANAIYDATGVRFRELPFTPERILKGLRGEQPATPLPSPAPTVPSDRWHNPFVKRGGMLAGLAALCAAAIGVGAAILPWRAIAPIARPDASVYSAATIARGRALAALGACAVCHTSEHGVVNAGGRPLETPFGTIYTTNITPDIDTGIGVWSYPAFERAMREGIHRDGRHLYPAFPYTHFARTSEADLQALYAYLMAQTPVHAETPPNTLAFPFNLRPLLAGWNALFHQPGPFQPDASRSEIWNRGAYLVEGLGHCSACHSPRNALGAERQGAYLAGGLAEGWEAPALTSLSKAPIPWSENELYAYLRTGESRYHGVAAGPMAPVVNELAALPDQDIRAMAVYLASFNEADDRAAHDALAGKLEAATAATTAASAGARIYQGACAVCHEVGGPPLFGSRPSLALNSNLHSEAPDNLIQVILHGIARPAVTDLGYMPAFKDSMSDGQVTELVSFLRRQFAPDKPGWTDVAATVGRIRQDIAR